A genomic window from Gambusia affinis linkage group LG16, SWU_Gaff_1.0, whole genome shotgun sequence includes:
- the nrde2 gene encoding nuclear exosome regulator NRDE2, producing the protein MALFPAFAEVSENKVEDSSKELDWLNNKSFQAGNALSLHSRFLEKSTEKPNQREESVGKDITCSDGEGSEKDDGPPKKKKKKSEKKRKKKKKHKKKSGRPSDSSGSDSETIYPSDLKTEEEGIRQQSASLGTRFSWLDDLQSPTENLFCVDCKPDPANWTYKSLYRGDVARYRRKGNSSLGLDLRRQGVSWEDSETKKKKKVRVNGNAADRYYSVATRKLLRATPPVPVTPGSGDALNSTSFLPLGDAERDNTRHELDSKAQMSVNPLGVYDASTSLWMQGKGPLLQDDVKQVTETEKKSEYVVGRTEEFNRRLREQPADTQLWIEFIRYQDEQSAAAFGGDEEQQGGDLAERRKSSYRAILEKKLSIADRAVETNPTCVALQLERLRICQDLWEPSTLAKEWKKLVFLHPNSAPLWRKYLLFTQSYFSSFSVTKVNSAYGKCLSTLSAVRDGSMVSHPALPGIEEDMLDIFTQQCHFLRQSGHCEKAISLFQAMIDFSYFKPDSVKKLSTKQQVDFFETFWDSGEARVGEIGARGWKAWMTQQERGGWVQPPAEDEEEEEEEEDEEEVKDRSQPRGTVWLDVESSREAAHWLPWRPDKAKGQSEEDCEDPDRQVLFDDIGPSLICLTSPELQLRFLLSFLAFLGFPVDFVLSAAPYQPSMLLENLSLLTQGAELQRPLTSFNLLETGINPVGHMTTLQGTRKWLGLGKQGEKFLSNVFSMLQPFLPPPHRAVLSLSWMLYEKLKVLHCLRSGNKKRLRAQGKSSKRVAKRLLKEPDNRSSLVLWREYAHLEWVLGNLDEARKVFSTATAMGGTRGLSSPALCELCLLWSQLEVENSAKEPGGVADVTTSPAIAVLTRLAEGTSSSSSSQTLTPVSILKARRSYDQALSSSLSSLDQTIQNHQLDGNEAQDEPQKEKLRLRGLAGCYALFQYLTVSVQAANAVYSQARERMEDLHRSLTPERQLHHDEATSRPSRSVLSHHVRWLASDCEALAEQQAALLRYNNSVGVCPLATLRQMLTCSLSAWPCSAPLWSVYVQVENHYHSAGRARRFFHSVTRDNSSSVVPRLFAIVAEQHRKQLVDAAQRSCCSDEALPILPENGLSNRIRGLFESATSTEMGAHCPLLWRMYIHFLVSEGKVDKARGIFYKALQNIPWVKGLYMDAVQLFPDHLQEFVDLMTEKELRLRLPLEELDILLED; encoded by the exons ATGGCTCTTTTTCCAGCGTTTGCTGAAGTATCGGAAAACAAAGTTGAAGATTCGTCGAAAG AATTAGACTGGCTGAACAATAAGAGCTTTCAGGCTGGAAATGCTCTTTCCCTTCACAGTCGCTTTTTAGAAAAGTCCACTGAAAAGCCAAACCAGAGGGAGGAAAG TGTTGGAAAGGATATTACATGCTCTGATGGGGAAGGGAGTGAGAAGGATGATGGGCctccaaagaagaagaaaaagaagagtgaaaaaaagcggaaaaagaagaaaaagcacaaaaagaagaGTGGGAGGCCTTCAGACAGTAGTGGATCAGACTCTGAAACCATCTATCCCAGTGATCTCAAGACAGAAGAGGAGGGGATTAG GCAACAATCTGCTTCATTAGGAACTCGTTTTTCATGGTTGGATGACCTCCAATCGCCTACAGAAAATCTGTTCTGTGTGGACTGTAAACCGGACCCGGCCAACTGGACTTATAAGTCCCTGTACAGAGGAGACGTGGCTAG GTATCGGAGAAAAGGAAATTCCTCTTTAGGTCTGGACCTTCGCAGGCAGGGAGTCAGCTGGGAGGATTCtgagacaaagaagaagaagaaagtcagGGTCAATGGGAATGCGGCTGACAGATACTATTCTGTAGCCACTCGAAAGCTGCTGCGGGCTACGCCTCCTGTTCCTGTGACGCCAGGAAGTGGGGATGCACTCAACTCAACCTCCTTCCTCCCTCTGGGTGATGCTGAACGGGACAACACAAGACATGAGTTAG ATAGCAAAGCACAGATGTCAGTAAACCCCCTTGGCGTGTATGACGCGTCCACCTCCCTGTGGATGCAGGGGAAGGGACCACTGCTTCAGGACGACGTGAAGCAGgtcacagaaacagagaaaaagtctGAGTATGTGGTTGGAAGGACCGAAGAGTTCAACAGGCGACTCAGGGAGCAGCCAGCAGATACACAGCTGTGGATAGAGTTCATTCGCTACCAG GAtgagcagagtgcagctgcattTGGAGGTGATGAGGAGCAGCAGGGCGGTGATTTAGCGGAGCGCCGCAAGTCGTCCTATAGGGCGATTCTGGAGAAGAAGCTGAGCATTGCAGACAGAGCCGTGGAAACCAACCCCACTTGCGTCGCTCTGCAGCTCGAGAGGCTCCGGATCTGCCAGGATCTCTGGGAACCCTCCACTTTGGCTAAAGAATGGAAGAAACTG GTGTTTCTACATCCAAACAGCGCCCCCTTGTGGAGGAAATATCTGCTTTTTACGCAGAGCTACTTCAGCAGTTTCTCCGTGACAAAAGTCAACTCTGCGTACGGAAAGTGTCTGAGCACGCTCAGCGCTGTGAGAGACGGCAGCATGGTATCCCACCCAGCTTTGCCTGGAATTGAGGAGGATATGCTGG atATCTTCACCCAGCAGTGTCATTTCTTGCGTCAGTCTGGTCACTGTGAGAAGGCGATTTCTCTGTTTCAGGCCATGATCGATTTTAGCTACTTCAAACCTGACAGTGTGAAAAAGCTCTCCACAAAGCAGCAg gttGATTTCTTTGAGACGTTCTGGGACAGCGGAGAGGCGAGAGTTGGGGAGATAGGAGCCCGAGGCTGGAAGGCCTGGATGACCCAACAAGAGCGAGGAGGATGGGTTCAGCCCCCTGCAG AGgacgaagaagaggaggaagaggaagaggatgaagaagaggtGAAAGACCGGAGTCAGCCCAGAGGGACTGTCTGGCTGGATGTGGAGTCGTCCCGTGAAGCAGCTCACTGGTTGCCCTGGAGACCTGACAAAGCCAAAGGCCAATCAGAGGAGGACTGTGAGGACCCTGACAGACAG GTGCTGTTTGATGACATCGGCCCATCCCTTATTTGTCTGACTTCACCAGAACTCCAACTGCGGTTTCTTCTCAGTTTCTTGGCATTTCTGGGTTTTCCGGTAGATTTTGTGCTCTCTGCTGCCCCCTATCAGCCGAGCATGCTCCTGGAGAACCTCTCACTACTCACTCAAG GTGCAGAGCTCCAGCGTCCTCTGACTTCCTTTAACCTCCTTGAGACGGGGATTAACCCTGTAGGTCACATGACCACTCTCCAAGGAACAAGGAAGTGGTTGGGGCTTGGAAAGCAGGGTGAGAAGTTTCTCTCCAACGTGTTCAGCATGCTGCAGCCTTTCCTTCCTCCTCCCCATCGAGCTGTTCTGTCTCTCAGCTGGATGCTGTACGAGAAGCTGAAG GTTTTGCACTGTCTGCGCAGCGGCAACAAAAAGCGGCTTCGTGCTCAGGGAAAGAGCAGCAAGCGGGTTGCCAAGAGACTCCTCAAAGAACCCGACAATCGCTCGTCCCTGGTGCTGTGGAGGGAGTACGCACACCTGGAGTGGGTGCTGGGCAACCTGGACGAGGCTCGGAAGGTGTTCTCCACGGCGACGGCGATGGGAGGAACCAGGGGCCTTAGTAGTCCTGCTCTGTGTGAGCTGTGCCTCCTGTGGTCCCAGCTGGAGGTGGAGAACTCGGCGAAGGAGCCGGGAGGAGTTGCTGATGTAACGACGTCGCCAGCCATTGCTGTGCTGACCAGACTGGCAGAAGGAACGTCTTCGTCTTCATCCTCCCAGACCTTAACCCCAGTTTCAATCCTGAAGGCCAGGAGATCGTATGATCAGGCTCTGAGCTCCAGCCTGTCATCTCTGGACCAGACGATCCAGAATCATCAGCTCGACGGAAACG AAGCCCAAGATGAGCCGCAGAAAGAGAAGCTGAGGCTAAGAGGCCTGGCTGGCTGCTATGCTCTGTTTCAGTACTTAACAGTGAGCGTCCAAGCTGCTAATGCCGTCTACAGCCAGGCCAGAGAGAGGATGGAGGACCTGCACCGCTCATTAACACCTGAAAGGCAGCTCCACCACGATGAGGCAACCAGCCGGCCAAGTCGTTCCGTCCTCAGCCATCATGTCAGGTGGTTGGCTTCAGACTGTGAGGCTCTAGCAGAGCAACAGGCGGCTCTGCTGAGATACAACAATAGTGTCGGTGTGTGTCCTTTGGCAACACTGAGGCAGATGCTTACCTGTTCCCTCTCAGCTTGGCCCTGCAGCGCCCCCCTGTGGAGTGTTTACGTTCag GTGGAGAACCATTACCATAGCGCCGGCCGGGCACGCCGGTTTTTCCACTCTGTAACCAGAGACAACAGCAGCAGTGTGGTACCGCGTCTGTTTGCTATTGTTGCTGAACAGCATAGGAAGCAGCTGGTGGATGCAGCTCAGAG GTCTTGTTGCTCGGATGAGGCCCTGCCCATACTACCAGAAAATGGTCTCAGCAACCGAATCCGCGGACTGTTCGAGAGCGCCACATCAACAGAGATGGGTGCTCATTGTCCTCTACTGTGGAGGATGTACATCCATTTCCTG GTGTCAGAGGGGAAGGTCGATAAAGCCAGAGGGATATTTTACAAGGCATTGCAGAACATTCCCTGGGTGAAG GGTTTGTATATGGATGCGGTGCAATTGTTCCCTGACCACCTGCAGGAGTTTGTGGATCTGATGACAGAGAAGGAGCTCCGACTAAGACTGCCTTTGGAAGAGTTGGATATACTGCTGGAAGACTGA